The genomic window cataccacagctcacagcaactcgggatccttaacccactgagcaaagccagggatcgaaccggtgtcctcatggatgctagttgggtttgttaactgctgagccacgacggtaactcctagCATGCTAGTTTAAAGGGCAGTTTGGGGgggttcttgctgtggcgcagtaggttaagaatccaactgcagtggctctggtccctgCAGAGGAAAGGGTTCCATCcctttcactgtgccacagtggaacttccatatgctggggtgcggccataaaaaaataaaatattaggagttcctgttgtggagctgCAGAAAAATCTAATTAGTAACCATgggaggactcgggtttgatccctggccttgatcagtgggtcagggatccagtgttgccatgagctgtggtgcaggtcgcagacgtggctcagatctctcattgccgtggctgtggtataggccagcagctgcagctccgattccacccctagcctgggggacttccatataccgtgggagtggccctaagaaaaaataaaacataaataaaaataaataaataaaatattaaatgactaAAGAGCAGTTTGGGCTGgttggggtgggaagggagggctGTGGGGTGGATAGTGGTCTGGGAATAGCCCAGGGAGAGACAATTATACCAGTTTAATACATACCTTGACTGCATATAGCTCTTTCAGAATACTTCGAGCACTTTCACTtctaatattttactttcatCCTCACAGGCCTGTAGAGCCAGAGTATCATTAGCAGgtttttattgatgaggaaagaGTGGATAAAGACCAAGCCAAGAGCTTCCCAGATTCTTCTCCCTTTGCCCTTTAATCTCCAGCACTAGTTTTCAAACCCCTGCAATCCAGCCCCCAGGCCTTAGTTCTAATGCAAGTTTACAGGGCTTCATAAACGTCTATAAACTAAAGATAAAAGCAGAGTTTGCTCTTTTGGGGGAAGCTTTCAAGGAtccctctttaaaagaaaaaaaaaaatgtttttaaatgctttaagcCCTAAGGGCATGGCTCCAACGGAAGACCTCTGCCCCACCCACCTTCTTCCAGAGCTGTGGAGGCAGAGTCGGccaccaccccacccacccacccacccccgttCAGCAATAACCAGCCAGGCAGCAACCTCCAGAGAACACGCAGCGGCCTGGCCGAGGGATCTGGGGCCTCCGGCTCTGGTACTGCATCGAGGCCCTGGGCCTTGAGAGAGCAGGCAGTTCACAGCACTAAGGCCTCAGCAGGAGACGCTGGGTCAAAGGCATAacctcctcccgccccctccccaaaaaaccccaaaagaataACCTACAACAACAAACCGAGTTCTTTCATGCAAATGTAATTGGGCTTATTTCATTTCTTGTCTTtgctaaacaaaaccaaaccaaaccacagtTCTCGGTGCAGGGAGCCGGCCGGGGCGGCGCTCCCGGAGGCCGCGGCCTAATCGCCCTCCTGCGCGCGCCCGAGCGCCAGCAGCGGGATCTCCTCCAGCCTCTCCGACCGCTCCCCGCACCGCAGGTAGCGCCGCCTCCAGGCCGCCAGCCTCTGCAACAGCCTCCGCAGGCCCGCGGGGCCCCAGCGGCCACGCTCCGGAGCCGCCGGGCCGGGCCGAACGTACCGGGCCTTCTTCCTGCGCGCCCCGCGGGCCGCACTCCGCCGGAAGAGCCGCCTCCAGCACCAGCAGCCCGAGCAGGAGCCGCCGTCACCGGCCCCGCGCCGCCCCGCCGCCTCGGCCCCGGCGCCCCGCGGGCCGCCCCGCTTCAGGGGCGCCATCCCCTCCAGCAGCCCCGGCCGCGCGTCCGCCAGGCCGGCCCCGGCCTCTCCCGCCTGCAGGAACCCACGGGCCGGGCGGCTCGGCGGCGGCCTCGGGACGCTAAAGGCCGCTCCAGTCCTTTCTGCCGcctctggggtgggaagaagGCCGCACGGCCTCCCCTGGTTGGCGTTACCAAGGAGACCCGAACGCTGAGCCCACAATGCCCGGCGATCTGGGTACCGAGCGCAAAACCCCATCCCCAGCCAGAGAGGGGACACCGGGAGCCAGCGCCCCAAGTAATCTCTCGGTCCACCAGTAGGCCGGACAAGTCCGAGTTCGCTGTTGAGTGGTCTTCCGACAAGGCCTCAAAGAGACGAGAATGGGCCGAGAAGGCTCCCGAGGTCCAGACACGCTTTTACCGTAAAAGGCATCTCCCCAGAAGGTGGCTGCGCAGCCTTCAGACGATGGCGTGGCGCCTTGGATTTCAATCCCAGGCTCGTGTTGCCGCGGAGGCTTCCAGTATTTTGCGGGCTGCTTAACCTCTCGGTGCCTCCGTTTATTCATCTGAAGCATTGCGATAATAACAATCCTCTCTCTCTGAGATTTGTGAGAATGAAATAAGATTTATAACGCATTTAGCATGTAGGAGGCACATAGTAATGCACGGTGAGGCAGTTATAATACACAGTCCTCACAACAGCTCCAATGAAGCTGTTCCCAAGGGAAGTAATAGTCCCATTTTGCTGATTGGAAAGATAAAATAGATACCATAAGATAGCTCCTAAGTCAAGGAGACAAGAGCtgaaccccaggagttcccgttggggctcagcagtctggaacccgactagtatccatgaggacccaggttccatccctggcctcgctcagtgggttaaggatccgtccttgctgtgagctgtggtgtaggtcacagactcagctgagatccggtgtggctgtggctgtgggctgacagctgtagctctgattcaacccctaacctgggaacttccatatgccacaggtgtggccctaaaaatacaaaaaaaaaaaaaaattgaaccctAGATTCTTTGAACCCAGGGTAGTAGTGACTCTGCTGCTGAGAGTCATTCAACTATTCGCCCCACCTTTATGATGTCCCTTCTTCCGGTACTTGATCCTCCAAAATGTCCACAGTCAATAGTTGAGGGTCAGCATTTAATGTTTGTGTAGCCTCaggatgaaaaacaaataacagaaaccaggaaagaaaacaaacaaacaaacagcatgCCTGAGCACACCCAACATTAAGTGTCCTGTGTGAGCCCCAAGTCATGGCGTGACTGCTCGGGCTCCCCAGTCCCCTTTAAGAACggctttatgttttatttggtccTTCTTCCACTCTCCACGGGTGCCTCCTCCTTGTGTTCTGTCTCTGCCTCCCGCCACTGAGCCAAAGAGTCAAACACAAGATAAGTCCTGACAGATACAAGGCTGATAACAAAACAAGCCCTCATCCAGACAGGTTGTTTACATGGATCGTGCAAGGAAGAGCAGCCAAGGATGCCAGCTCCCCACAGCCATGCGCAGGGCAGCATTGAAACAGAAGGGCCTGGAAGCTcctgtggtgactcagcaggttacaaacccagctactgtccatgaggatgcaggctccatccctggcctcgctcagcgtgttaaagatctggcgttgctgtggctgtggtgtaggccggcagctgctgctccgatttgacccccacatgccgtggatgtgaccctaaaaaacaaataactaaataagAGCATTAGCTCGGGGGCCATACAGACCTGGTTCAGAATAAGTAGTGTGGCTGGAGTAAGTCATGGGCCCTCTCTGCATCTCCGTGGTCTCATCAGGGCTGCCGTTCCACCTACCTTCCAGCAGTGTCCGGCAGGAGGACAAGACAAGGGCATGTGGGAACATCACGCAGTGTCCGGACACAAAGCAGCTGCTGGAGGAATGTTCTGGATGCTGCTGTGGAATCCTCTCCATTTCTGCCCCAAACGCTCCCAGCACCCTTGCATTCTTCTGACGTGAGTCCCAGCAGGGGCCTTCGTTTCTGAGGGCCTAGAGCCAATGGCAAGCTCCACCTCCTGGAGACTTTCTAAGGAGCTGGGGGGGCAGAGACGTGGTGTAGAAAACAGGtggctttagggagttcccagtgtggctcggcgtaatgatccctggcctccctcagtgggttaaggacctggcatttctatgagctgtggcaaaggctggcagctgcagctcctattgaaccccaagcctggcaatttccacatgccccacgtgaggccctagaaagaaaggaagagaaaaaagaaaagagacggCTTTAGTTTTTTGATGGTCTGGACAGTGAAAGGTCAGGTAGCTCCTTAGGAGCGAGCCCTGGGCCGAGGGAACCTGGACCACGAGGCCCTTGTCCACACTCTGTAGCCTGACGCGTCCCTGACTCAGACACCTGCTGACCAGGCCACCAGGTACAGGTGGATCGGCCCCAGCCAAGCCCTCAGTTCCACAAGCCCGAGTCAGTGGCATCCTCCCGTGGGGGAAAGGTGACACATTTGTAAGCAGAGACATCAAGTGGGAGGGTGAGGCCACCAGGGGGTGACCCCTGCCATTATtcagttccctgggccagggtggggtgtctactgaacaaaacagaacagactttGCCGCTTCTCTTTGGGGCGGTTGGCCTCGTTCTAGGATACAGACTTAACGAGGGGATCCTTTCAAAACCGCTCTTTATTATAAGAACCAGTGTTTCATCCAGATATTTTGAGAGAAAACTTTGATGAAATAAATGCATCCTGGGGAAGACCTGGTTTCTGTATTCGGACACTGCATTCCGTATTAGGACACCGTTTCTGTATCCAAGGACACTGGATAATTACCCCCTCAAATGTTTGTTTGCCATTAAGTGACTGTGAGGGAACCAGTGTCTCTTTCTTTTACTGTGCtttgacagtctttttttttttttgtctttttgccttttctagggccgcacccgaggcatatggaggttcccaggttaggggtccagttggagctacagctgccggccgacactacagccacagcaacatgggatccaagctgcgtctgcgacctactccacagctgacagcaacaccggatccttcacccactgagcaaggccagggatcggacccgcaacctcatggttcctagtcggattcgttaaccactgcgccacgacgggaactcctgtgctttgaCGGTCTTATCATGAGACAGTCAAGGCTGCTGCAGTGTTAGTGCAACCTGGATGTCAGGGCTTCCTTCCCTTGGAAGCCTCCCAAAACCAAGGCCTGTGGACATCCAAGACGTCCTACTGAACAACACGGGAACTATGTCCAAGCTCCTGGGATCAAACacgatggaagagagtatgagaaaaagaatagatacgttctttgactgggtcattttgctgtatagcagaagttggcacaacatcgtaaatcaatgattttttgtttgttttttttttgtccctggccggggaacttcatatgccacaggaacagtcctaaaaagaaaaaaaaaattaatacagttttaaaggttactttccatttataggttatcacaaaacattggctatattctccGTGCTGTACAatccttgagcctgtcttacacccaatagttggtgccacccactcccccacccctgtgGTATCCCTCCACGGGTAACCCCTAGCTTaccctccatatctgtgagtctgcttcgcTTTCGTTTTATTCGTGAGTTTGTTGTATGTTTTAGgttccacaggtaagtgatatcagataggatttgtctttctctgacttctttcacttcgcgtgatgccctccaagtccatccttgttgctgcagatggcaaaattccagtttttttgtttgtttttgtttttttatggctgagtagcatatATACCCTgcgcttgcttgcttccttcctgtgttgatggacactggagttgcttccatatcttggcaattgaaAATGTTGTTgctttgaacattggggtgcatgtatcttttcgaattagtgggttttggatatatacccaggagtggggctgctggAACGGACGGCAgtcctagtttttgtttttggagaaaCCTCCATGCGGTTTTCCACGTGGCTGCATCAGTTGACATGGGGGGGGGTTCTTCTTATAGTCACTAGGACAGAATCGGAAATGGAAACAATACAGCTTATATCCACATACGGGAATGGCAAAAGGAATCCAGAGAGACTTTCCAAGAGAAAGGCAACATTCAGAGGGGACAGTCTGGGACGCTGACACAGCCACACTCCTCCGCCTTCTGCCCTGAGCTCTCCACTCAAAACCaccaaatacaggagttcccattgtggatcagtgggttaagaacctgactaatatccacgaggacgcagttcgatccctggcctcacttagtgggttaaggatccagcgttgccgtggccgtggtgtaggccggcagatgcagctctgattcgacccctagcctgcgaacttccatgtgccgccagtgtggccctaaaaagcaaaaaaattaattaattaaaaaaaaaaatcttcaccatACAGCCGAGATCCTATCTCTCAGTATCTGTTTCcacaactaggaaaaaaataaaacgtgAAGAACAGCAAAGACGGGAGAACCAGATTTGCTGTGTTCCAAGGAGAGCTGTGAGGCTCTCAGAGATGCCGTTATTATGAAGAAGCAAACTGC from Phacochoerus africanus isolate WHEZ1 chromosome 12, ROS_Pafr_v1, whole genome shotgun sequence includes these protein-coding regions:
- the LOC125112449 gene encoding LOW QUALITY PROTEIN: uncharacterized LOC122455338 homolog (The sequence of the model RefSeq protein was modified relative to this genomic sequence to represent the inferred CDS: substituted 1 base at 1 genomic stop codon), which encodes MGFCARYPDRRALWAQRSGLLGNANQGRPCGLLPTPEAAERTGAAFSVPRPPPSRPARGFLQAGEAGAGLADARPGLLEGMAPLKRGGPRGAGAEAAGRRGAGDGGSCSGCWCWRRLFRRSAARGARRKKARYVRPGPAAPERGRWGPAGLRRLLQRLAAWRRRYLRCGERSERLEEIPLLALGRAQEGDXAAASGSAAPAGSLHRELWPRASMQYQSRRPQIPRPGRCVFSGGCCLAGYC